Below is a genomic region from Blochmannia endosymbiont of Camponotus modoc.
TGTATTTGTTAAAATAACATCACTAAATCCTAATGTCGTCAATAATAATCCATCTTTTCCAAAACAATAAAGATGTATCTCATGTTGTTTAATCAAATGTCTTAAAGAAGAAAAATCAGCTAATTTACCATCACCTCCTAATATTAAATGTAACGTACCGGATAACTTTAAATTGTTGATCGCTTCTTTGGTAGCGTTGACATTAGTAGCTTTGGAATCATTAATCCAACTCACTCCATGATTTTTATAAATCAATTGACAACGATGCGTTAAACCAGAAAATTGGCACAATACTTTTAAAGAAATAGAGCGAGGAATCTTGACAATATCCGATAATGCTAAAGCAGATAATGCATTTATATAGTTAATACGATTATTAATTCTCATTTCAGAACAATTAAGCACATATTCATTGTATGCAACTATCCAGGTGTGTCCTTTATAATATTTCAGATAATAATCTGCAGAATCTTCGTTTTCACCAAAACTTATACAATAATCATAATCATTATATATAGGTGTCGTTAAAGGATCTAAAGCGTTCATCACACAAATTTTAGCATTTTTATAAATCCTTTGCTTAGAAAACCAATATTGCTTTAATCCACCAGGATAATGATCCATATGATCTTCACTAACATTTAAAATTACAGCTGCTATTGCACGTAAACTATAGGTTGTATCTAACTGAAAACTTGAAATCTCCAGTATATATAATTGATACGATTTATTATTTAGTAAAGAAAGCACAGGCACACCTATATTACCTGCTACACCAACACACCATCCAACGCCCCTAGCCATTCTGGAAATCAATTGGGTTACTGTACTTTTTCCATTAGATCCAGTAATAGCTATTATCGGAGCAGTTACTTCACGAGCAAATAATTCAATATCACCAATAATTTCTATTCCTAATTTTAAAGCTTCAATTAAAACCGGATGATCTAATCGTACTCCAGGACTAACTACAATTAACGTAGCGCTCAACAACCATATATCATTAAATGCGCCCAAATAACACTGTACAACATGAGGTAATTTTTTTATTCCCGGAGGATATATACGAGTATCTATTACTTTTGGTATTACACCACGATCTAAAAAAAAATTAACACAAGATAAACCCGTAATCCCCAAACCGATAATTACAACTTGCGATCCTCGGTAATTACGCATATTTTTATTGCCGTATCTTTAAAGTAATTAATCCCACAAAAACTAACATTAAAGATATGATCCAAAATCGCACTATAATGCGAGGTTCTGGACAACCTTTTAGTTCAAAATGATGATGAATTGGTGCCATTTTAAATATCCGTTGTCCAAATAATTTAAAATAAATTATTTGTAAGATCACAGATAAAGTTTCTATTACAAACATACCGCCCATAATTAATAATAAACATTCTTGACGTAACAACACTGCAATTATCCCAAGTGTACCTCCAAGCGATAAAGAACCTACATCGCCCATAAATATCTGAGCCGGATAAGTGTTAAACCATAAAAACCCAAGACCAGCTCCAATAATAGCAGAACATATAATTATTAATTCTCCAGAAAAGCAAATATAAGGAATATTTAGATGACTAGCAAAGTGAATATCATTGCTTATCCACGCAACTACAGCCAATCCAGCTGCAATGAATATTATAGGAATAATCGCTAACCCATCTAAACCATCAGACAAATTCACGGAATTACTTGTCCCAACAACAACAAAATATGCTAGAAAAATATACCAGATACCTAATTGAGGCATAAAATTTTTAAAAAATGGCACTATTAATTGT
It encodes:
- the murD gene encoding UDP-N-acetylmuramoyl-L-alanine--D-glutamate ligase, which codes for MRNYRGSQVVIIGLGITGLSCVNFFLDRGVIPKVIDTRIYPPGIKKLPHVVQCYLGAFNDIWLLSATLIVVSPGVRLDHPVLIEALKLGIEIIGDIELFAREVTAPIIAITGSNGKSTVTQLISRMARGVGWCVGVAGNIGVPVLSLLNNKSYQLYILEISSFQLDTTYSLRAIAAVILNVSEDHMDHYPGGLKQYWFSKQRIYKNAKICVMNALDPLTTPIYNDYDYCISFGENEDSADYYLKYYKGHTWIVAYNEYVLNCSEMRINNRINYINALSALALSDIVKIPRSISLKVLCQFSGLTHRCQLIYKNHGVSWINDSKATNVNATKEAINNLKLSGTLHLILGGDGKLADFSSLRHLIKQHEIHLYCFGKDGLLLTTLGFSDVILTNTMIQAMCIINRRIKAKDIVLLSPACSSLDQFKSFEMRGLIFTCFTREFI
- the mraY gene encoding phospho-N-acetylmuramoyl-pentapeptide-transferase, which gives rise to MLFWLTENVLAVYSSRFNIVYHLTFRAIISFVSALFIALGVGHYVITWFHNLCFFQIVRCDGPKSHTQKKSTPTMGGIVMILSIAISVMMCADLSNIYVWYVSFILITYGILGLIDDLLKIHRKSSAGLSVLHKYFWQSLIALTLVIIIFMSDRSPTSTQLIVPFFKNFMPQLGIWYIFLAYFVVVGTSNSVNLSDGLDGLAIIPIIFIAAGLAVVAWISNDIHFASHLNIPYICFSGELIIICSAIIGAGLGFLWFNTYPAQIFMGDVGSLSLGGTLGIIAVLLRQECLLLIMGGMFVIETLSVILQIIYFKLFGQRIFKMAPIHHHFELKGCPEPRIIVRFWIISLMLVFVGLITLKIRQ